A single Pseudomonas sp. DC1.2 DNA region contains:
- the uppS gene encoding polyprenyl diphosphate synthase, producing MDKTKQTAPSAVPRHVAIIMDGNNRWAKKRFMPGVAGHKAGVDAVRAVIEVCAEAKVEVLTLFAFSSENWQRPADEVSALMDLFFKALRREAKRLNDNNISLRIIGDRSRFHPELQTAMREAEAMTVGANRFVLQIAANYGGQWDIAQAAQRLAREVQAGHLRPEDITPQLLQTCLVTGDLPLPDLCIRTGGEHRISNFLLWQLAYTELYFSDLFWPDFKHDAMRTALADFASRQRRFGKTSEQVESGARV from the coding sequence ATGGATAAGACCAAGCAGACTGCGCCGTCCGCGGTGCCGCGCCATGTCGCGATCATCATGGATGGCAATAATCGCTGGGCGAAAAAGCGCTTTATGCCCGGTGTGGCCGGGCATAAAGCCGGCGTGGATGCTGTTCGTGCGGTGATCGAGGTGTGCGCCGAGGCCAAGGTTGAGGTCTTGACCTTGTTCGCGTTTTCGAGCGAGAACTGGCAGCGTCCGGCCGATGAGGTCAGCGCCTTGATGGATTTGTTCTTCAAGGCGTTACGTCGGGAGGCCAAGCGCCTCAACGACAACAACATCAGCCTGCGCATCATCGGTGACCGTTCGCGCTTTCATCCCGAGCTTCAGACAGCCATGCGTGAGGCCGAAGCGATGACCGTCGGGGCCAACCGTTTTGTCCTGCAGATCGCCGCTAACTACGGCGGTCAGTGGGACATCGCGCAAGCGGCACAGAGGTTGGCGCGGGAAGTTCAGGCTGGGCATCTGCGTCCCGAAGACATCACGCCGCAATTGCTGCAAACCTGCCTGGTGACCGGCGATCTGCCGTTGCCTGACCTGTGTATTCGTACCGGGGGTGAGCACCGAATCAGCAATTTCCTGCTGTGGCAGTTGGCTTATACCGAGTTGTACTTTTCCGACCTGTTCTGGCCGGACTTCAAACACGACGCCATGCGCACCGCGCTGGCTGATTTCGCTTCTCGCCAGCGCCGCTTCGGTAAAACGAGCGAGCAGGTCGAGTCTGGAGCCCGGGTTTAA
- a CDS encoding phosphatidate cytidylyltransferase, producing the protein MLKQRIITALILLPIALCGFFLLEGSGFALFIGLVVTLGAWEWARLAGFEAQPIRIAYAAAVALMLFVMHILPGLAPWVLGASVLWWGVATYLVLTYPASSEHWASAACKLVIGLLILLPAWQGLIQIKQEPLGNWLIMAVMVLVWGADIGAYFSGRAFGKRKLAPQVSPGKSWEGVYGGLLLSLVITAVVGFVRDWTFAQMMMGLLGSALIVFISVVGDLTESMFKRQSGIKDSSNLLPGHGGVLDRIDSLTAAIPVFAVLLWMTAP; encoded by the coding sequence ATGCTTAAACAACGAATCATCACTGCGTTGATCCTGCTACCGATTGCCTTGTGCGGTTTTTTTCTGCTCGAAGGCTCAGGTTTTGCGCTGTTCATTGGGTTGGTCGTGACGTTAGGCGCATGGGAGTGGGCTCGCCTGGCGGGGTTCGAGGCGCAGCCGATTCGCATCGCCTACGCCGCCGCTGTGGCACTAATGCTCTTCGTTATGCACATCTTGCCCGGGCTCGCGCCTTGGGTCCTGGGGGCTTCGGTGCTCTGGTGGGGCGTGGCGACGTATTTGGTGCTGACTTATCCCGCGTCAAGCGAACACTGGGCCAGTGCGGCCTGCAAGCTGGTGATCGGGTTGCTGATCCTGTTGCCAGCCTGGCAAGGCCTGATCCAGATCAAGCAAGAGCCTTTGGGTAACTGGCTGATCATGGCGGTGATGGTGCTGGTCTGGGGTGCTGACATCGGTGCTTATTTTTCCGGTCGGGCTTTCGGTAAACGCAAGCTGGCGCCGCAGGTCAGCCCCGGCAAGAGCTGGGAAGGTGTGTACGGTGGATTGCTGTTGAGTCTGGTCATTACCGCTGTCGTGGGCTTTGTGCGTGACTGGACCTTCGCTCAGATGATGATGGGCTTGTTGGGCTCAGCGTTGATCGTCTTCATTTCGGTGGTGGGCGACCTCACCGAAAGCATGTTCAAGCGTCAGTCCGGGATCAAGGACAGCAGTAATCTGCTGCCGGGTCACGGCGGCGTGCTGGATCGCATCGACAGTCTGACGGCGGCGATTCCGGTGTTCGCGGTTCTGTTGTGGATGACGGCGCCGTGA